A region from the Mustelus asterias unplaced genomic scaffold, sMusAst1.hap1.1 HAP1_SCAFFOLD_210, whole genome shotgun sequence genome encodes:
- the LOC144485689 gene encoding uncharacterized protein LOC144485689, which produces MEKPWKCGDCGKRYRAPSLLEAHRRSHTGERPFTCSQCGEGFTHSSNMKRHQRVHTGERPFTCSQCGKGFACSSTLRKHQRVHTGERPFTCSRCGEGFTQSSHLQRHQRFHTGERPFTCSQCRKGFCDSSSLLTHQRIHIGERPFTCSVCEKRFSLLSQLLRHQRVHE; this is translated from the coding sequence atggagaaaccatggaaatgtggggactgtgggaagagatacagagccccctctctgctggaagctcatcggcgcagccacactggggagaggccattcacctgctctcagtgtggggagggattcactcactcatccaacatgaagagacaccagcgagttcacactggggagagaccattcacctgctctcagtgtgggaagggattcgcttgttcatccaccctgcggaaacaccaacgagttcacactggggagaggccctttacCTGCTCtcgatgtggggagggattcactcagtcatcccacctgcagagacaccagcgatttcatactggggagaggccattcacctgctctcagtgtaggaagggattctgtgattcatccagcctgctgacacaccagcgaattcacattggggagaggccgttcacgtgctctgtgtgtgagaagagattcagtcttttatcccagctgctgagacaccaacgggttcacgagtga
- the LOC144485673 gene encoding uncharacterized protein LOC144485673, translated as MLTRQRARNSESSFTCSVCGKKFMCSSNLLAHQLDHIIQKPLQSSDSGQSIETSEEQAQHQLLHTDERPFSCSHCGKRFSQSSRLAEHQLLHTHERPFSCSHCGESFSDSVHLTEHQQVHTKDRPFSCSQCGKRFTQSSHCTVHQQIHFQKRHFKCFKCEKTFKRRISLLRHQGTHTGERPYVCPVCGKTFTCLQHLLSHRRIHTGEKAFICSVCGKAFTESSSLRRHRRIHTGEKPFSCSICGKRFAQFSYCNQHQHIHSDKRPFQCSECNKTFKRSDDLLKHNRIHTGERPFLCSVCGKGFAQSSGLLRHQRIHTGEKPFTCSVCGKGFTDSSYMLKHQRAHTATEPFTCSLCGKGFTDPSRLQRHQRVHTGAKPFNCSMCGKGFNQYYSLLKHRRLHV; from the coding sequence atgctgacaCGACAGCGAGCTCGCAACAGTGAgagttcattcacctgctccgtgtgtgggaagaaattcatgtgttcgtccaacctgctggctcaccaactcgatcacattattcagaagcctcttcaaagctctgactctgggcaaagcattgaaacctctgaggaacaggcccaacaccagctccttcacactgacgagagaccgttcagctgctcccactgcgggaagaggttcagccagtcctcccgccttgcagagcaccagctccttcacacacacgagagaccgttcagctgctctcactgtggggagtcattcagcgactcagtgcatctcactgagcaccaacaagttcacaccaaggacaggccattcagctgctcccagtgtgggaagagattcactcagtcctcccactgcaccgttcaccaacagattcattttcagaagagacattttaaatgctttaaatgtgagaagaccttcaaaagaaggattagtctgctgagacaccagggcactcacactggggagaggccatacgtttgccctgtgtgtgggaaaacATTTACTTGTTTGCAGCATCTGCTGAGTCACCGGcgtattcacaccggggagaaggcattcatctgctccgtgtgtgggaaggctttcacggagtcatccagcctccggagacaccgccgcattcacacaggggagaagccgttctccTGCTCCATTTGCGGCAAAAGATTTGCTCAGTTTTCCTACTGCAAtcaacaccaacacattcactctgacaagagaccttttcaatgctcagaatgcaataagacctttaaaagaagtgatgatctgctgaaacacaatcgcattcacaccggggagaggccgttcctgtgctctgtgtgtggaaagggattcgctcagtcgtctggcctgctgagacaccaacgcattcacaccggggagaagccgttcacctgctctgtgtgtgggaagggattcactgattcatcctatatgctgaaacaccagcgagctcacactgcgacagaacccttcacctgctccctgtgtgggaagggattcactgatccatcccgcctgcagagacaccagcgagttcacactggggcaaaacctttcaactgctccatgtgtgggaagggatttaatcagtattacagcctgctgaaacatagacgacttcatgtgtga